One genomic region from Anaerolineales bacterium encodes:
- the phoU gene encoding phosphate signaling complex protein PhoU, translated as MTSKDTSPSARAIFDRDLEDLRENVSQMAELLNSAIGGSLRALREGNVELGEEIIKGDLTINEMRYRIENACLHMIATQQPAAGDLRAIVAGMNLAGDMERMGDYAAGIAKVFLRMEEKCAGDLPPSLDEMAELVFSMLKRAIKAYQEADDELAYKVASIDTQIDELYHALYSDLVERITHHPEKTTDCLYLMFIGHNLERFADRATNLAEHVIFMTSGKIQELNPEDGLSEAN; from the coding sequence ATGACATCGAAAGACACAAGCCCATCCGCGAGAGCGATTTTCGATCGTGATTTAGAGGATTTGCGCGAGAACGTATCCCAGATGGCCGAATTACTGAACTCGGCCATTGGGGGGTCCCTGAGGGCATTGCGTGAGGGAAACGTAGAACTCGGCGAGGAAATCATCAAGGGGGATTTGACCATAAATGAGATGCGTTACAGAATCGAGAATGCCTGTCTTCACATGATCGCCACCCAGCAACCCGCCGCCGGCGATCTGCGCGCCATCGTTGCGGGGATGAATCTCGCAGGCGACATGGAACGCATGGGAGATTACGCCGCCGGGATCGCCAAAGTGTTTCTTCGTATGGAAGAGAAATGCGCAGGTGACTTGCCGCCCAGTCTGGACGAAATGGCAGAACTCGTGTTCAGCATGCTCAAACGGGCCATCAAAGCCTACCAGGAAGCGGACGATGAACTGGCGTACAAAGTTGCTTCGATCGACACGCAAATCGATGAACTTTACCACGCGCTTTATTCCGATCTGGTCGAACGCATAACCCATCATCCCGAGAAAACGACCGACTGCCTCTATCTGATGTTCATCGGACACAACCTCGAACGCTTTGCCGATCGCGCCACGAATTTGGCCGAGCACGTCATCTTCATGACCAGCGGAAAAATCCAGGAATTGAATCCGGAGGACGGCCTCTCAGAGGCAAATTAA
- a CDS encoding HAD-IC family P-type ATPase, with protein sequence MSEESPELPVSPGQHADREKVWHALEADEVVHALETSPKSGLTSEEAKQRLEEYGPNELSEQPGTTLWQMALEQFNNFIVIILLVAVVISALLGDYIEAAAILIIVILNALLGIVQERRAEEALAALRRLAAPEAHVIRDGHHQTVSARELVPGDVVLLDSGNYVPADLRLVETVNLKIEEAALTGESVPVQKDARVVLTMDVSLGDRRNTAFSGTLVSYGRGRGIVVNTGMRTQLGMIAAMLQAVKEEPTPLQRRLDQLGKVLGWAALVICGIVFAVGWMRGVDPLEMFLVAVSLAVAAVPEGLPAVVTITLALGMREMIAKHALIRKLSSVETLGSTTVICSDKTGTLTQNQMTVTRLWVDGVNFGITGGGYEPVGDFIVDGKTVALKDYPASTTALWVGALANDAQVEIAEDENGVTAPRIVGDPTEAALVVAAAKAGADRDKLERAYPRIEEIPFDSTRKRMTTVHRIQEPRPDDASPFYDDRLQEWEVAAIKGAPDVVLDLCTQYQNIDDQSMPLTDEVRARILQANETMAQQALRVLAVAYRVEQDVAVDVTPEEVERDFIFVGLMGMIDPPRMEVRPAIQKARQAGIRTVMITGDYPDTARAI encoded by the coding sequence GTGAGCGAGGAATCACCCGAACTACCCGTCAGTCCCGGCCAGCATGCCGATAGAGAGAAAGTCTGGCACGCCCTGGAAGCCGACGAGGTCGTCCACGCGCTGGAAACTTCCCCGAAAAGCGGGTTGACTTCGGAAGAAGCGAAGCAGCGGCTCGAAGAGTACGGTCCCAACGAACTCAGCGAACAACCCGGGACGACCTTGTGGCAGATGGCCCTGGAGCAATTCAATAATTTCATCGTCATCATACTGCTCGTCGCAGTGGTCATATCTGCGCTGCTTGGCGATTACATCGAAGCGGCGGCCATCCTGATCATTGTTATTCTCAATGCCTTGCTCGGTATCGTTCAGGAGCGGCGCGCGGAGGAAGCGCTTGCTGCGCTGCGGCGTTTGGCGGCACCGGAAGCGCACGTGATCCGGGACGGTCATCACCAGACCGTATCCGCTCGCGAGCTGGTGCCGGGCGACGTCGTCCTGTTGGACAGTGGGAACTATGTGCCCGCAGACCTGCGTCTGGTCGAGACCGTCAATCTGAAGATCGAAGAAGCTGCACTTACCGGCGAATCCGTCCCGGTTCAGAAGGACGCGCGCGTAGTATTGACCATGGATGTTTCCCTGGGAGATCGCCGCAACACGGCGTTCAGCGGAACCCTGGTCTCCTACGGCCGCGGCCGCGGCATCGTGGTCAACACCGGCATGCGTACCCAGCTTGGCATGATCGCCGCCATGCTGCAAGCGGTTAAAGAGGAACCCACGCCCCTGCAGCGCCGGCTGGATCAACTCGGCAAAGTGCTGGGTTGGGCTGCCCTGGTCATTTGCGGCATCGTGTTTGCCGTCGGGTGGATGCGAGGTGTAGATCCGCTGGAAATGTTCCTCGTAGCGGTCAGTTTGGCGGTCGCGGCCGTTCCCGAGGGACTTCCGGCCGTGGTTACCATCACGCTGGCCTTGGGCATGCGCGAGATGATCGCGAAGCATGCCTTGATTCGCAAACTCTCCTCCGTCGAAACGCTGGGATCCACGACGGTCATCTGCTCCGACAAGACGGGCACACTGACACAGAATCAAATGACGGTCACACGCCTGTGGGTCGACGGCGTGAACTTCGGGATCACGGGCGGTGGGTACGAACCTGTTGGAGATTTCATCGTCGATGGCAAGACGGTTGCTCTCAAGGATTACCCGGCCTCCACGACCGCGCTTTGGGTCGGAGCGCTGGCGAACGACGCGCAGGTAGAAATCGCCGAAGACGAAAACGGGGTGACCGCACCTCGCATCGTGGGTGATCCCACGGAAGCGGCGCTGGTCGTTGCAGCCGCAAAAGCCGGTGCGGATCGCGACAAACTCGAAAGAGCGTACCCGCGCATCGAAGAAATCCCCTTCGACTCGACGCGCAAGCGCATGACCACGGTACATCGAATCCAGGAACCCCGCCCGGATGACGCAAGCCCGTTTTACGATGACAGACTGCAGGAATGGGAAGTCGCGGCGATCAAAGGCGCCCCCGATGTGGTGCTCGATCTATGTACGCAATATCAAAACATCGACGATCAATCCATGCCCTTGACCGACGAGGTGCGGGCGCGCATCCTGCAGGCGAATGAAACCATGGCACAGCAAGCGCTGCGGGTTTTGGCAGTGGCCTACCGGGTGGAACAGGACGTGGCGGTCGATGTTACGCCGGAAGAAGTGGAGCGCGATTTTATCTTCGTGGGGTTGATGGGCATGATCGATCCGCCGCGTATGGAAGTGCGCCCCGCAATTCAAAAAGCACGCCAGGCCGGAATCCGCACCGTGATGATCACCGGGGATTATCCCGATACGGCGCGCGCCATTG
- a CDS encoding 3'(2'),5'-bisphosphate nucleotidase — MFNAYKAEAEFAVSAVETAARLCRRIQAEMVTAALSKADHSPVTVADFASQAVVAHMFQETFEQETLVGEENSAVLREPDAEKTLSAVTAFVSSVRPEATDDLVCSWIDFGAREPAQRFWTLDPIDGTKGFLRGDQYVVALALIVDGRVMVGALGCPNLDADLAPDIGGLGSVAVAVRGKGAYARGIEGESFKRLQVSQIDDPAQARILRSYESSHTDQDKMNELVDVLGVQKAPLRLDSQAKYAVLAAGGGELLFRLLSPKMPQYTEYIWDQAAGSLIVEEAGGKVSDLRGEPLDFGQGRRLKKNIGVLVSNGRLHQAGLRALHSIGVDHRPQTAEN; from the coding sequence ATGTTCAACGCATATAAAGCGGAAGCCGAATTTGCCGTCAGCGCCGTAGAGACCGCCGCACGCCTCTGCCGCCGGATACAGGCAGAAATGGTGACGGCCGCCCTTTCCAAAGCGGATCACTCACCGGTCACGGTGGCCGACTTCGCCTCGCAGGCCGTCGTCGCCCACATGTTTCAGGAAACATTCGAGCAGGAAACGCTCGTGGGCGAGGAAAACAGCGCCGTCCTGCGTGAACCCGATGCTGAGAAGACGCTATCTGCGGTGACCGCTTTTGTGTCATCAGTGCGACCTGAAGCGACGGACGACCTCGTCTGTTCCTGGATCGATTTCGGCGCAAGGGAACCTGCGCAGCGCTTCTGGACCCTCGACCCGATCGACGGCACAAAAGGTTTCCTGCGCGGCGACCAGTACGTCGTGGCGCTGGCGTTGATCGTCGACGGTCGAGTAATGGTTGGCGCCCTGGGTTGTCCCAACCTGGACGCCGATCTTGCCCCGGATATCGGCGGATTGGGGAGTGTGGCGGTTGCCGTGCGCGGCAAGGGCGCATACGCACGCGGCATTGAAGGCGAATCGTTCAAACGTTTGCAGGTGTCCCAGATCGACGACCCGGCCCAGGCGCGGATTTTGCGTTCCTATGAATCGAGTCACACCGATCAGGATAAGATGAACGAATTGGTAGATGTCTTGGGTGTGCAGAAAGCTCCGCTGCGCCTGGATAGCCAGGCAAAATACGCCGTCCTCGCAGCCGGCGGAGGGGAGCTGCTCTTTCGTCTGCTTTCACCCAAAATGCCGCAGTACACGGAATACATTTGGGACCAGGCCGCGGGCTCACTGATCGTGGAGGAGGCGGGCGGGAAAGTCAGCGATCTACGCGGCGAACCGCTCGACTTCGGCCAGGGGCGGCGATTGAAAAAGAACATCGGCGTGTTGGTCTCCAACGGACGTCTTCATCAAGCGGGATTACGGGCGCTGCACTCCATCGGGGTGGACCACCGTCCGCAGACTGCTGAAAACTAG